In Actinobacillus equuli, the genomic stretch AGCGTTTTATAGTATGATGAACGAAATTTTGATCCCTTTACAAGCGGTTAAATTTAGCGAAAAATTTACAAAAGATCCGCTAAATGACACCGCTTGTTATTTTTATTCGTGAACAACCTTATGCAAAATCAATTTTACCGCGGACGTTTTTCCGTTGCACCAATGCTTGATTGGACCACTCGTCATTGTCGCTACTTCCATCGCCAATTTAGCCAACACGCTTTGCTTTATACCGAAATGATCACCGCGCCGGCGATCATTCACGCAAAATACGATCTGCTTGAATACGATCCGAGTGAAAACCCGGTTGCATTACAGCTTGGCGGCAGCGATCCGGCTCAACTTGCCCATTGTGCCAAATTAGTTGAAGAACGCGGCTATGCGGAAATCAATTTAAACGTCGGCTGCCCTTCCGACCGTGTACAAAACGGGATGTTCGGCGCTTGTTTAATGGCAAAAGCCGATTTGGTTGCCGACTGTATCAAAGCAATGCAAGATGCGGTGCAAATTCCGGTGACGGTTAAACATCGTATCGGTATTGATGACTTGGACAGCTACGAATTCTTATGTGATTTTATTGAGAAAGTACAGCCGTATAGTAACGATTTTATCGTTCATGCTCGCAAAGCGTGGTTGTCCGGTTTAAGTCCGAAACAAAATCGTGAAATTCCACCGCTTGATTATGAGCGTGTTTATCAACTCAAACGTGATTTTCCGCATTTAAATATTTCGATTAACGGTGGTATTAAAACTGTTGATGAAATCAAACAGCACTTGGCATTTGTCGATGGTGTAATGGTGGGGCGTGAAGCCTATCAAAACCCGTCATTGTTAGGCGAAATCGATTCGCAAATTTTCGGTGAAAATCGACCGCTTGTCACTGCCCGAGAAGCAGTTGAAAAAATGTTGCCTTATATTGAAGCGCAAACGCAAAAAGGGGTTTATTTAAAC encodes the following:
- the dusA gene encoding tRNA dihydrouridine(20/20a) synthase DusA, whose product is MQNQFYRGRFSVAPMLDWTTRHCRYFHRQFSQHALLYTEMITAPAIIHAKYDLLEYDPSENPVALQLGGSDPAQLAHCAKLVEERGYAEINLNVGCPSDRVQNGMFGACLMAKADLVADCIKAMQDAVQIPVTVKHRIGIDDLDSYEFLCDFIEKVQPYSNDFIVHARKAWLSGLSPKQNREIPPLDYERVYQLKRDFPHLNISINGGIKTVDEIKQHLAFVDGVMVGREAYQNPSLLGEIDSQIFGENRPLVTAREAVEKMLPYIEAQTQKGVYLNHIVRHMLGAFQNCKGARQWRRHLSENATKQGAGVEVVEQALSFVQE